GCTTCTGCGACGTGGGGCTCGACTACATCGGCCGCTACGAAGGCGCAGGCGCCGACGTGCTGGTCGACCGCATCGACGCCATCGTTGCCGAAACCGGCCAGACGGGCTTTCACTTCGTCGACGAAGCCGCACCGCCCAAAGCACTCAAGGCCCTCGCGCACGAACTCATCGAACGCAACACCGACATCTCGTGGTGGGGCAATGTGCGCTTTGAAAAAACCTTCACACCCGACCTTGCGAATCTGCTGGCCGACAGCGGCTGCATCGCGATCTCGGGCGGGCTCGAAGTGGCGTCCGACCGCCTGCTCGAACTCATGAAAAAAGGCGTCTCCGTCGAACAGGTCGCGCGCGTGACCAAGGCGTTCAGCGATGCGGGCATCTTGGTGCACGCTTACCTGATGTACGGTTTTCCGACGCAGACCGTGCAGGACACCGTCGATGCGCTGGAATACGTGCGCCAGCTGTTTGAAAACGGCTGCATCCAAAGCGGCTTTTTCCACCGCTTTGTCTGCACCGTGCACTCACCCGTCGGCCAAAATCCCGAGGAATACGGCATCGAACTGCTGCCGCTTCCCGACAGCAATTTCGCGCGCAACGACGTGGGATTCGTCGACCCGACCGGCGTCGATCACGACGCCCTCGGTGCCTGCCTTAAAAAGGCCATCTACAACTACATGCACGGCATCGGTCTGGAAGACGACGTGCGCATGTGGTTCCCGTTCAAGGTGCCGAAGACCACCGTCAAGCGCGACAAGATTGCGCGCGCTTTGCAGGCTCGGCACTGAGTCCTCACGAAGGTGCTTCAGTCCACCTTCGCGCCGGAGAACTTCACCACTTCGCCCCACTTGAGGATGTCGCCCGCGAGCTGCTTTTCGAACTGATCTGCAGTGCCGCCCAAAGGCGCGTAGCCGAGGCCGACAAGGCGGTCGCGGAAGGCAGGCGTCTTGAGCGCGGCGTTGATGGTTGCGTTGATTTTCTGGCGCAGTTCGACAGGCGTGTTCTTGGGCGCGAGCAAGCCGAACCAGGTTTCCGACACCAGCGCTGGCATGCCGAGTTCCACGGTCGTCGGCACATCGGGCATGAGGTCCGCGCGCTTGTCGGACATGACGGCGATGGCGCGCACACGGCCATCCTTGGCGAACGGCGCGGCCGCCGTCACGCCGGGAAAAGCCAGTTGCAATCGACCCCCAACCAAGTCCGTGAGCACCGCGCCGGGCGAGGTGTAGGGCACGTGCTGCATGCTCACGTCCTGCGTTTTCTTGTACAGCTCGCCGGACAGATGGTAGGAGCTTCCGCTGCCGGTCGAGCCAAAGTTGAGCGCGCCCGGATTGGCCTTGGCGTATTGCGTGAGTTCGGCGGGCGTCTTCACGTTCAGCGTCGGGTTCACGATGATCACGTTCGGCACCGAACCGATGAGCACGATGGGGTCGAGATCCTTCTGCGGATGGTAGGGCTTGGCGTTGTAGAGCGTGATCGCGGGCACGAGCGTGCCGGTCCAGCTGAACAGCAGCGTGTAGCCATCGGCGGGCGATTTGACGACCGATGCCGAGCCCACATTGCCGTTGGCACCGGGGCGGTTTTCCACCACGAAGGATTGGCCGAGCACACGCGCCAACTCTTCGGAAACCAAGCGCGCCAACGGATCGGCACTGCCGCCCGGCGCTGCGGGCACGATCACGCGCACCGGCTTGCTCGGCCAAGTGTCGGCCTGCGCGTTCTGCATCCACGCGGCCGAAACGGCGAGCATGGCGGCTGCGGCGCACAACGTGCGGCGACGCGTCGAGGCTGCTGGTGTTGTCATCATTTTCGTCATCTCTTGTCTCCTTCTTTTATGAAATGGTGTGTCCGTGAAGTCCCGTGAAAACGGTGCGCCCGACACTCAATACTCAATACGACTTCGGCATGCCGAGCACGCGCTCGGCGATGTGGCTCAGGATCAGTTCGCGGCTGACCGGGGCGATGCGCGGGATCATGATTTCGCGCAGGTAGCGCTCCACATGAAACTCCTTGGAGTAACCCATGCCGCCATGCGTGAGGATGGCCTGTTCGCAGGCCCTGAAGCCCGCTTCTGCCGCAAAGTATTTGGCGGCGTTGGCTTCGGCTCCGCACTCGCGGCCGTTGTCGTAGAGCCATCCGGCTTTGAGCATCAAGAGCTGCGCGGCTTCGAGTTCGATCCAGTTCTTGGCCAGCGGATGCTGAATGGACTGGTTCTTGCCGATGGGCCGGTCGAACACCACGCGCTCGCGCGCATAGTTCGATGCCTTGTTGAGCGCCGCCCGGCCCACGCCGATGGCCTCGGCGGCGAGCAGAATGCGCTCGGGATTCATGCCGTGCAGGATGTACTTGAAGCCCTTGCCTTCCTCGCCGATGCGGTCCTCCACGGGGATCTCCAGACCGTCGATGAACAGCTCGTTGGAGTCCACGCATTTGCGGCCCATCTTCTCGATCAGGCGCACGTCGATCTTCGAGCGATCAAGGTCGGTGTAGAACAGCGTGAGCCCATGCGACTGCTGGCCTGGCGCGAGGTCTTCGAGCGCCGTGGTGCGCGCGAGCAGCAGAATCTTGTCGGCCACTTGCGCAGTGGAAATCCACACCTTCTGCCCATGCACGACGTACTTGTCGCCTTGCCGCACGGCGCGTGTCTTGAGCTTGGTGGTGTTCAGCCCCGCGTTCGGCTCGGTCACGCCAAAGCAGGCCTTGACCTCGCCGCGCGCAATCGGCGGCAGCATGCGGCGCTTCTGCTCCTCGGTGCCATAGACGACCACCGGCATCAGGCCAAAGATGTTGATGTGCACGGACGATGCGCCGCTCATGCATGCGCCCGATTCGGCGATGGTCTGCATGACCACGCAGGCCTCCTGCACGCCGAGGCCCGCGCCGCCGTATTCCTCGGGCAGCGCGGTGCCGAGCCAGCCCGCGTCGCCCATGGCGCGGTAGAAGTCGTGCGGGAACACGCCGTCGGCGTCGCGCTCCAGCCAGTAGCTTTCGGGGAAGCGTTTGCACAGGTCCTGCACGGCCTCGCGGATGGCTTCTTGTTCGGTGCTGAGTTCAAAGTTCATGATGTGTTGGCAATGCTTTCGTCACGTGGGCATCAACGGCCCTGCCAGCGCGGCGCGCGCTTTTCGGCGAATGAGCGCGGGCCTTCCTGCGCGTCTTCGCTCAGGTAGACGGGCTCGAAGAGATGCTGCGCGGAACGCAGCGCGGCAGAGCGCCCCATTTCGGTGGACAGATAGACCAGCTCGCGCGCGGCCTTCACGGTGAGCGGCGCGTTCGCGGCAATCGTGCGCGCGAGGTTCAGCGCGCAGTCACGCAGTTCGGCCAGTGGCACGACCTGATTCACATAACCCAACTCCAGCGCGCGCTGCGCCGTCAATGGTTTGGCGGTGAGCAGCACTTCCATCACCACGCGCTGCGGCAGCATGTGGATCAGCGGCGCGGCCCACGGCATGCCGCGCCCCACCTTGGCTTCGGTGATGCCGAAAGTGGCGTGGTCCGCAGCCACGCACAAGTCGCACATCTGCGCGAACAGCCAACCGCCTGCCAGCGCCAGACCATTCACCGCCGCGATGGTGGGCTTGCTCACATGTTCCACATCGCCGAGCACGGGCAGCATGTCGCGCGGCGGCACCTTGAGCGCCTTGGCTGCAGCCTCTTTCAAATCCATGCCCGCGCAAAACGCCTTGTCGCCCGCGCCGGTCAAGATGCCGACGCGCAATGCGCTGTCTTCCTCCAACCTGCGCCAGGCCATGCGCAAACCTGCGGCCACGCCGCTGTTGATGGCGTTGCGCTGCGCGGGGCGGTCGATGGTGATGACGGCGATGCAGCCGTCCACCACTTCCCATGTCACTTCGTCGGTCAGGCGTTCGACTCGTTCGATTGGTTCCATATCGGTTCTTCTTTCTTCACGCAGCCGATGCGGCAGCCGCTGCCACCATGGCCTGCACCTGCGCCTCGCTGTAGCCCAGTTCGCGCAGCACTTCGGTCGTGTGCTGGCCCAGCGTGGGCGCAACGCGCGGCGTGGCGGGCGGGTGGTTCTTCCACTTCACCGGATTGCGGATCGACTTGATCGCGCCTTCGCTCGGGTGCTGCACTTCGGCAAAGAAATCCGTGGCGACGAGGTGCGGGTCCTGCAGCACGCTCTGCAGGCTGTGCATGGGCATGAAGGGCACGTCGGCGCGCTCCAAAATCTCCATCCACTCGTCGGTCGAGCGCTCTTCGAAAATGCCTGCGAGCACGTCGTACACATGGTCGATGTGCACCGTGCGCTGCGCATAGCTGGCAAAGCGTTCGTCGTCGCGCATCAAGGTCTCGCGGCCGATCTCGGCGAGAAAGCCGCGCCACTGCTTGTCGGTGTAGACCAGCGCGCAGATGTGGCCGTCCTTCGTGCGATACGGGCGGCGCTGCGGCGAGAGCTGGCGCGCGTAACCACCGCCATCGAGCGGCGGCTCGAACGTGAGCCCGCCCATGTGGTCGCCCATGATGAAGGCCACCATGGTCTCAAACATGGGAATGTCGATCTTGTCGCCGCGCCCGGTGCGCTCGCGCGCCAGCAGGCTGGCAAGAATGGCACCCACACCAGTCAGGCCGACGATGCGATCGCACAGCGCATTCGGCACATAGCGCGGAATGCCGCCCGAGGCGCGGGCGATCAGATCGGGCAGCGCGCAGGCGCCCTGGATCAGATCGTCATACGCAGGCCGCGCTGCGTATGGGCCGTCCTGCCCGTAGCCGAACAGGCCCGCATAGATGATGCGCGGGTTGATGGCCTGCACCGCCTCGTAGCTCAGCCCCAGCCGCGCCATGGCTTGCGGGCGCACGTTGTACATGAGCACGTCGGCATCGGCGATCAGCTTGCGCAGCGCGTCCATGCCGTCGGGCGATTTCAGATCGAGCACCACGCTGCGCTTGCCGCGATTGGCGTTGAGAAATACCGGCCCCATGCCGGCATGGCGGGCCGGGCCGATCTGGCGCACGAGGTCGCCCTGCGGCGCTTCGATCTTGATGACGTCCGCGCCCATCTCGCCAAGGTTCTGCGAGGCGAAGGGCCCCATGAGCACCGAGGTCAGATCGATGACGCGCACGCCCTGCAACGGGCCACCCGAAGACTGGTTTTTGTCGAAATCATTCTTGTGCATGAACAAATCATACGCACACATGAACAATTTACCAGTATGCTAGCCTCCATGTTTTCCCTGAGCGGCTGGAATTTCCCGCCGCGAACACAGTGACCACCGTGAACGTCAAACAAGCCGCCAACGTCCTCGAACTGCTCGAATTCTTTGCCGCGCACCAGCGCCCGGCGAGCTTGGCCGAGATCGCCAAGCATTTCGACTGGCCGCGATCGAGCACCTTCAACCTGCTGGGCACGCTCGCGCAGCGCGGCTATCTGTACGAGCCGCGTCCCAAGGCGGGCTACTACCCCACGCCCGCCTGGGCCTCGCTGATCAACCGCATCGAGCAGGCCCAGCCCATGCCCAAGGACATGCTGGCGTTGCTGCAGCAACTGGTCTCCGACACCGGCGAGACCGCCGTGCTTGCGGCGGTGAGCGGAACGGATGCGCTGTTCGTGGAAACCGTGGAGTCGCCCCATTCCGTGCGCTACGCCGCGCCCGTGGGCAAGCGCGTGCCGCTGCACACCACGGCGACCGGCCGCACCCTGCTCTCGCAGATGCGGGCCGACGAGCGCGCGGGCGTGCTGCGCAAGGCGAGCTTCGACCAGTACACCGACACGACGCTGATGAGCGCCGAAGCGGTTGAGGCGGAAATCGCGCTGTCGATCAAGCGCGGCTGGTTTCAGGGCAATGCCGAATTCACGCAGGACCTGGGCGGCGTGGCCATGCCGCTCGCGCTGGGCGAACGCCGCTTTGCCGTGCTGGTGGCCGGGCCGATGTACCGCGTGGCGCATCGCATTCCCGATCTGGCGCAGACGCTGCGCGCACGCCTGGACGCCTACCTCAAAGCTCAGGGCGACCATCCGGGCTAGGAATTTCACCAACACCACGCGCGCAATCCCATGTGATGCCCTACCATCGCCGCACTTTTTTCAAAATCTGTAGCGGGAGCGTGCAATGGGATTCTTCAACTGGACCGAAAGGTCCCCACAGGTGCTGCAATCGGGCGGCGTGATCGGGCCTGACGAGCGACTGCCTTGGACGCAGACGGGGCTGATGGGCATTCAGCACGTCATCGCGATGTTCGGCTCGACGGTTCTGGCGCCGATCCTCATGGGGTTCGATCCGAACATGGCGGTGTTCATGAGCGGCATCGGCACGCTGATTTTCTTTCTGATCACCGGCGGCAAGGTGCCGAGCTATCTCGGTTCGAGCTTTGCCTTCATCGGCGTGGTGATCGCGGCGACGGCCTATGCGGGCAAGGGGCCGAACGGGAACATCGGTGTGGCGCTGGGCGGCATCATTGCCTGCGGTGCGGTCTACACGCTGGTGGGCGTGATCGTGCAGTTGGTGGGCACGCGCTGGATCGAGCGCTTCATGCCGCCGGTCGTGACCGGTGCCATCGTGGCGGTGATCGGTCTGAATCTGGCCAGCATTCCGGTCAAGAACATGGCATCGAACAATTTCGAAAGCTGGATGCAGGCACTCACTTTTGTCTGTGTCGGTTTGGTGGCTGTGCTCACGCGCGGCATGATGCAGCGCTTGCTGATTCTGATCGGCCTGCTGATCGCCTCGGTGCTGTACGCGGTGTTCACCAACGTGATGGGTCTGGGCAAGCCGCTTGATCTGTCGGGCGTGATCAATGCGCCCTGGTTCGGCATGCCGAGCTTCCATGCGCCGGTGTTCGAAGCCCAGGCCATGCTGCTGATCGTTCCGGTGGTGGTGATTCTGGTGGCCGAGAACTTGGGCCACATCAAGGCCGTGACCGCGATGACCGGCAAGAACCTGGACCAGTACATGGGCCGCGCCTTCATCGGTGACGGCGTCGCCACGATGGTGAGCGGTGGCGTGGGCGGTACCGGAGTGACCACTTACGCCGAGAACATCGGCGTGATGGCGGCCACCAAGATCTATTCGACCGCGGTATTCCTCGTGGCCGCGCTGATTGCGGTGCTGCTGGGTTTTTCGCCGAAGTTCGGTGCGCTGATTCAGGCAATTCCCCTGCCGGTAATGGGGGGAGTCTCGATCGTCGTTTTCGGCCTGATCGCGATCGCCGGAGCCAAGATCTGGGTAGAAAACAAGGTGGACTTTTCGCAGAACAAGAACCTGATCGTGGCGGCCATCACGCTGATCCTCGGCACAGGTGATTTCACTCTGAAATTCGGCCAATTTGCGCTCGGCGGAATCGGCACCGCGACCTTCGGCGCGATCATTCTTTATGCCCTGCTCAACCGCAGCGAAGACTGAGCCGAATACGCCGTCGATGCGGCTGTCAGAGTGACGTAAGGCTAGGGTTTCCACCTGAATCCAGTGGAATGCCTGATAAGATTTACATCTGATAACTAGCCAAGAGCGATATCAGCTCGAACAGAGGGGGCCCTGCCAAGGTGCCCCTTCTTGCATTTTCGGAGTCAAGTTTCCATGTTGTGTCCTACGTCCCGCATCCAACATCCCGAACTGAAGAAAAAGGTGATGTCAGCCAGCGAAGCCGCTGCGCTGATTGAACCGGGATCCAACGTAGGCATGAGCGGGTTCACCGGCGCGGGCTATCCCAAGTCGATTCCGCAGGCGCTGGCCCAGCGCATCGAGCAAGAACATGCCGCCGGTCACCCTTTCCGCGTGAGCATCTGGACCGGCGCTTCCACCGCGCCCGAACTCGACGGCGCGCTCGCCAAGGTCGACGGCATGGCGATGCGCCTGCCCTTCCAGTCCGACCCGATCTGCCGCGAGAAGATCAACACCGGCAAGATGCACTTCACCGACATGCACCTCTCGCATGTCGCGCAGCACGCCTGGTTCGGCTTTCTGGGCCATCTGAACGTGGCCGTGATCGAGGTCACCGCGATCAACGCGGACGGCAGCTTCGTGCCGACCATGGCGGTGGGCAACAACAAAACCTGGCTGGATCTGGCCGACAAGGTCATCCTCGAAGTCAACCACCGTCTGCCGTTCGAGCTCGACGGCATGCACGACATCTACTACGGCACGGCGATTCCGCCGCAGCGCAAGCCGATTCCGCTGTACGGTCCGCATGACCGCATCGGCGAGCCGCATCTCAAGTGCGACATCGACAAGATCATCGCCATCGTCGAGACCGACAGCCCCGATCGCAACTCCGCGTTCGCCGCGCCCGATGCGAACTCCGAGCTCATCGCCGGTCACATCATCGACTTCCTCGCGCATGAGGTGAAGGTCGGCCGCCTGCCCAAGGAACTGCTGCCGCTGCAGTCGGGCGTGGGCAATGTGGCCAACGCCGTGCTGGCCGGTCTGCTCAAGAGCCCGTTCGACGGCCTGACCGGCTACACCGAAGTGCTGCAGGACGGCATGCTCGATCTGGTGCGCGCGGGCAAGATGAAGTCGGCCTCGGCCAGCGCGATCTCGCTGAGCCACGCGGCGCTCGACGACTTCGTCAAGAACATCGACTTCTACCGCGAGCGCATCGTGCTGCGTCCGCAGGAAATCAGCAACCACCCCGAAGTGGTGCGACGCCTCGGCGTGATCGGCATGAACTCGATGATCGAGGCCGACATCTACGGCAACATCAACTCCACCCACATTCTGGGCACGGGCATGATGAACGGCATCGGCGGCTCGGGCGACTTCGCGCGCAACAGCTACCTGAATTTCTTCGTGACGCCCTCCATCGCCAAGGGCGGCAAGATCAGCTGCATCGTGCCGATGTGCGCCCACGTGGACCACACGGAGCACGACACACAGGTCATCGTCACCGAGCAGGGCCTGGCCGATCTTCGCGGCCTCTCGCCACGCCAGCGCGCGCAGGTCATCATCGACAAGTGCGCCCACCCCGACTACCGCCCGATGCTGCAGGACTACTTCGACCGCGCGCAGCAAAGCGGTGGCCAGCACACGCCGCACATCCTCGGCGAAGCGCTGTCCTGGCACGACCGTTGCCAGAAAACGGGCAGCATGATGGCCTGATCACCGCGCGTTCAGATGCACCAAAGCAAAGGGCCTCATTCGAGGCCCTTTGTCATTGTGGCGCGCTGCTGCCGGATCAACCGATGAAGCGGCCCGTGTTGCCCAACACGCCCAGATCGATGAAGCGCGAGCCCACATAAGGCGCGGTGCCGCTGTAGTCGACCACGAAGCCGCCCAGATCCCAATTCTTGATGCTGGCAAGCGCCGTGCGCAGCTTGGCGGGCGATGGGTCCTTGCCAGCGCGCTCCAGACCTTCGGCCAGCACGCGGGCATTCACATAGGCTTCGAGGCTGCCCTGCGAGAACTCGTTGTGACCCTTGGCGCGCATGGCGGCCTGGTAGTCGCGCACGAGCTGAATGCGTGGGCGGTTCGGATCGGGCACGATCATGGTCAGCGCCAGACCGCTGCCGTCATCGCCGAGCTTGAGCTGCGCATCGCCGGGCATGGTCACGGAAAGACCGGCCATCAGCACGCCGGGCACATGCTTCTTCATGCCGCGCACCAGATCGACCGACACGGCACCGGCGGTTGCCAGCAGCACGGCCGATGGACGGCCTGCTGCGACCTTGGTGAACACCTCGTTCAGATTGGAGCCATTGGTCGCCACAGCGGCTTCCACGGCGGGCTTCATGCCCAGACTGTCGAGCGTGCGCTGCGCGTCGGCCAGCGCTTCCTTGCCG
This genomic stretch from Diaphorobacter sp. HDW4B harbors:
- a CDS encoding IclR family transcriptional regulator — its product is MNVKQAANVLELLEFFAAHQRPASLAEIAKHFDWPRSSTFNLLGTLAQRGYLYEPRPKAGYYPTPAWASLINRIEQAQPMPKDMLALLQQLVSDTGETAVLAAVSGTDALFVETVESPHSVRYAAPVGKRVPLHTTATGRTLLSQMRADERAGVLRKASFDQYTDTTLMSAEAVEAEIALSIKRGWFQGNAEFTQDLGGVAMPLALGERRFAVLVAGPMYRVAHRIPDLAQTLRARLDAYLKAQGDHPG
- a CDS encoding acetyl-CoA hydrolase/transferase family protein, which encodes MSASEAAALIEPGSNVGMSGFTGAGYPKSIPQALAQRIEQEHAAGHPFRVSIWTGASTAPELDGALAKVDGMAMRLPFQSDPICREKINTGKMHFTDMHLSHVAQHAWFGFLGHLNVAVIEVTAINADGSFVPTMAVGNNKTWLDLADKVILEVNHRLPFELDGMHDIYYGTAIPPQRKPIPLYGPHDRIGEPHLKCDIDKIIAIVETDSPDRNSAFAAPDANSELIAGHIIDFLAHEVKVGRLPKELLPLQSGVGNVANAVLAGLLKSPFDGLTGYTEVLQDGMLDLVRAGKMKSASASAISLSHAALDDFVKNIDFYRERIVLRPQEISNHPEVVRRLGVIGMNSMIEADIYGNINSTHILGTGMMNGIGGSGDFARNSYLNFFVTPSIAKGGKISCIVPMCAHVDHTEHDTQVIVTEQGLADLRGLSPRQRAQVIIDKCAHPDYRPMLQDYFDRAQQSGGQHTPHILGEALSWHDRCQKTGSMMA
- a CDS encoding ABC transporter substrate-binding protein, translating into MQRRQFVSLASGVAALSAAPAFISSAAAQEVPGLSAKSVTIGCSAAMSGPLVSFGNDISQGAGAAFAQINAQGGVHGRGIQLQMMDDAYVPDRTLSNVKQILGNGSALALLSCVGTPNNTAILPLIDEAGIPYVAPVTGASSLRKGSRNVFHVRASYTDEVQRLIKRLAGMGLKGIGVVYQDNGYGKEALADAQRTLDSLGMKPAVEAAVATNGSNLNEVFTKVAAGRPSAVLLATAGAVSVDLVRGMKKHVPGVLMAGLSVTMPGDAQLKLGDDGSGLALTMIVPDPNRPRIQLVRDYQAAMRAKGHNEFSQGSLEAYVNARVLAEGLERAGKDPSPAKLRTALASIKNWDLGGFVVDYSGTAPYVGSRFIDLGVLGNTGRFIG
- a CDS encoding CaiB/BaiF CoA-transferase family protein, translating into MHKNDFDKNQSSGGPLQGVRVIDLTSVLMGPFASQNLGEMGADVIKIEAPQGDLVRQIGPARHAGMGPVFLNANRGKRSVVLDLKSPDGMDALRKLIADADVLMYNVRPQAMARLGLSYEAVQAINPRIIYAGLFGYGQDGPYAARPAYDDLIQGACALPDLIARASGGIPRYVPNALCDRIVGLTGVGAILASLLARERTGRGDKIDIPMFETMVAFIMGDHMGGLTFEPPLDGGGYARQLSPQRRPYRTKDGHICALVYTDKQWRGFLAEIGRETLMRDDERFASYAQRTVHIDHVYDVLAGIFEERSTDEWMEILERADVPFMPMHSLQSVLQDPHLVATDFFAEVQHPSEGAIKSIRNPVKWKNHPPATPRVAPTLGQHTTEVLRELGYSEAQVQAMVAAAAASAA
- a CDS encoding solute carrier family 23 protein, which produces MGFFNWTERSPQVLQSGGVIGPDERLPWTQTGLMGIQHVIAMFGSTVLAPILMGFDPNMAVFMSGIGTLIFFLITGGKVPSYLGSSFAFIGVVIAATAYAGKGPNGNIGVALGGIIACGAVYTLVGVIVQLVGTRWIERFMPPVVTGAIVAVIGLNLASIPVKNMASNNFESWMQALTFVCVGLVAVLTRGMMQRLLILIGLLIASVLYAVFTNVMGLGKPLDLSGVINAPWFGMPSFHAPVFEAQAMLLIVPVVVILVAENLGHIKAVTAMTGKNLDQYMGRAFIGDGVATMVSGGVGGTGVTTYAENIGVMAATKIYSTAVFLVAALIAVLLGFSPKFGALIQAIPLPVMGGVSIVVFGLIAIAGAKIWVENKVDFSQNKNLIVAAITLILGTGDFTLKFGQFALGGIGTATFGAIILYALLNRSED
- a CDS encoding enoyl-CoA hydratase/isomerase family protein, whose translation is MEPIERVERLTDEVTWEVVDGCIAVITIDRPAQRNAINSGVAAGLRMAWRRLEEDSALRVGILTGAGDKAFCAGMDLKEAAAKALKVPPRDMLPVLGDVEHVSKPTIAAVNGLALAGGWLFAQMCDLCVAADHATFGITEAKVGRGMPWAAPLIHMLPQRVVMEVLLTAKPLTAQRALELGYVNQVVPLAELRDCALNLARTIAANAPLTVKAARELVYLSTEMGRSAALRSAQHLFEPVYLSEDAQEGPRSFAEKRAPRWQGR
- a CDS encoding acyl-CoA dehydrogenase family protein, translating into MNFELSTEQEAIREAVQDLCKRFPESYWLERDADGVFPHDFYRAMGDAGWLGTALPEEYGGAGLGVQEACVVMQTIAESGACMSGASSVHINIFGLMPVVVYGTEEQKRRMLPPIARGEVKACFGVTEPNAGLNTTKLKTRAVRQGDKYVVHGQKVWISTAQVADKILLLARTTALEDLAPGQQSHGLTLFYTDLDRSKIDVRLIEKMGRKCVDSNELFIDGLEIPVEDRIGEEGKGFKYILHGMNPERILLAAEAIGVGRAALNKASNYARERVVFDRPIGKNQSIQHPLAKNWIELEAAQLLMLKAGWLYDNGRECGAEANAAKYFAAEAGFRACEQAILTHGGMGYSKEFHVERYLREIMIPRIAPVSRELILSHIAERVLGMPKSY
- a CDS encoding tripartite tricarboxylate transporter substrate binding protein, which translates into the protein MMTTPAASTRRRTLCAAAAMLAVSAAWMQNAQADTWPSKPVRVIVPAAPGGSADPLARLVSEELARVLGQSFVVENRPGANGNVGSASVVKSPADGYTLLFSWTGTLVPAITLYNAKPYHPQKDLDPIVLIGSVPNVIIVNPTLNVKTPAELTQYAKANPGALNFGSTGSGSSYHLSGELYKKTQDVSMQHVPYTSPGAVLTDLVGGRLQLAFPGVTAAAPFAKDGRVRAIAVMSDKRADLMPDVPTTVELGMPALVSETWFGLLAPKNTPVELRQKINATINAALKTPAFRDRLVGLGYAPLGGTADQFEKQLAGDILKWGEVVKFSGAKVD